A single genomic interval of Stenotrophomonas sp. ZAC14D1_NAIMI4_1 harbors:
- a CDS encoding glycoside hydrolase family 15 protein: protein MSTLPEAASPDASPVSDAPVSIERRKDGALPIEQYSALGEGRSVALTGCNGSIDWWCAPNMDSPPLFDRLLDGSNGGYFSIAPTEPCTVERHYRADSNVLETVFTTASGRASLTESLNSGNAGRLPWCELARRIEGLEGEVHFDVHICPSTRAQSASPYCSSIGEHTVFHVQRLLGVAIHHPALQLRWTDEGARGECAVGAGERVTVALVVGEDEPLVAPSVDEVDGRIDLTDREWKAWARNVSYDGWDRATFVRSTLALKLLLYSPSGAIAAAATTSLPERIGGDKNFDYRYAWVRDAGYTIQAFLAAGLEAESKAAFTWLLRQLRRHGPKVVFTLDGEKVEPVQELPMRGYRDTQPVVKGNLAGDQHQHGIYGDIFETAFCFVAAGNILDGASAELLSRIADLCADHWRAKDSGIWELPELEHYTMSKISCWQALARAVELADQGQLPTTCRDRWQRERDRISDWIETHCWSDALQAFEMYPGSGKLDASVALAVRFRFDGRDRLLATLRALDRELGQSGFHYRYSGMPEEEGCFIACSYWMAEAYARLGFVEDARARVDALNGALGRCQGVLSEMVDPATGHYLGNTPQGLSHLAQVMAMATIADTQGCP from the coding sequence ATGTCGACGTTGCCCGAAGCTGCTTCCCCCGATGCGTCTCCGGTGAGCGATGCCCCGGTGTCCATCGAGCGCAGGAAGGACGGTGCGCTGCCCATTGAACAATACTCGGCGCTGGGCGAAGGCCGCTCCGTTGCCTTGACCGGCTGCAATGGTTCCATCGATTGGTGGTGTGCACCCAACATGGACAGCCCGCCGTTGTTTGATCGGCTGCTGGACGGCAGCAATGGCGGCTACTTCAGCATCGCGCCTACCGAGCCCTGCACCGTCGAACGCCATTACCGCGCGGACAGCAACGTGCTGGAGACGGTCTTCACCACGGCATCCGGTCGTGCATCGCTGACGGAATCGCTGAACAGCGGCAACGCCGGTCGCCTCCCCTGGTGCGAACTTGCGCGGCGCATCGAGGGCCTGGAGGGCGAGGTGCATTTTGACGTGCACATCTGCCCCAGCACCCGTGCGCAGTCCGCCAGCCCCTACTGCTCGTCCATTGGCGAACACACGGTCTTCCATGTGCAGCGGTTGCTGGGCGTGGCCATTCATCACCCGGCATTGCAGCTGCGGTGGACCGACGAAGGCGCGCGCGGTGAATGCGCGGTTGGTGCCGGCGAGCGGGTGACCGTGGCGCTGGTGGTGGGTGAGGACGAGCCGCTGGTTGCGCCGTCGGTGGACGAGGTGGATGGCCGCATCGACCTGACCGACCGCGAATGGAAGGCATGGGCGCGCAATGTGTCCTACGACGGCTGGGACCGCGCGACGTTCGTGCGCAGTACGCTGGCGTTGAAGCTGCTGCTGTACTCGCCCTCGGGTGCCATCGCAGCGGCCGCCACCACGTCGCTGCCCGAGCGTATCGGCGGTGACAAGAATTTCGATTACCGCTATGCCTGGGTCCGCGACGCTGGGTACACCATCCAGGCCTTCCTGGCCGCCGGTCTGGAAGCGGAATCCAAAGCGGCGTTCACCTGGCTGCTGCGACAGCTGCGGCGCCATGGGCCGAAGGTGGTCTTCACCCTGGATGGCGAAAAGGTGGAGCCGGTGCAGGAACTGCCCATGCGCGGCTACCGCGATACGCAGCCGGTGGTGAAGGGTAACCTGGCCGGTGACCAGCACCAGCACGGCATCTATGGCGACATCTTCGAGACCGCGTTCTGTTTTGTGGCGGCTGGCAACATCCTGGATGGCGCCAGCGCGGAGCTGCTTTCCCGCATTGCCGACCTCTGTGCGGACCACTGGCGCGCAAAGGACTCGGGGATCTGGGAGCTGCCGGAGCTGGAGCATTACACGATGTCCAAGATCAGCTGCTGGCAGGCGCTGGCGCGGGCGGTCGAGCTGGCCGACCAGGGCCAGCTGCCGACGACCTGCCGCGACCGCTGGCAGCGCGAACGCGACCGCATCAGTGACTGGATCGAGACCCATTGCTGGTCCGACGCCCTGCAAGCCTTCGAGATGTACCCCGGCAGCGGCAAGCTGGACGCGTCCGTGGCGCTGGCGGTGCGCTTCCGCTTTGACGGCAGGGACCGCCTGCTGGCCACCCTGCGCGCCCTCGACCGTGAACTGGGCCAATCCGGCTTCCACTACCGCTATTCGGGCATGCCCGAAGAAGAGGGCTGCTTCATTGCCTGCTCTTACTGGATGGCAGAAGCGTATGCGCGGCTGGGCTTCGTTGAGGACGCCCGGGCGCGAGTGGATGCATTGAACGGCGCCCTCGGCCGCTGCCAGGGCGTGCTGAGCGAAATGGTGGACCCGGCCACGGGCCACTACCTCGGCAACACCCCGCAAGGCTTGAGTCACCTGGCCCAGGTAATGGCCATGGCCACGATTGCAGATACCCAGGGCTGCCCTTGA
- a CDS encoding SDR family oxidoreductase: MNDRLKMQDPRSQYPQPPFPAQPQPVPGKAAAMDPVPDHGETSYQGSGKLSGRRALITGADSGIGRAAAIAYAREGADVALSYLPSEASDAEEVFALIEAEGRKALALPGDITDPEWCETMVERTVEAFGGLDILVVNAARQQYRESIAELSAEDFDKTMKTNLYAMHWICQAAVPHLPAGASVITTASVQAYDPSAILLDYATTKAGIVAYTKALSAQLVEKGIRANVVAPGPFWTALQSSGGQPTEAVTKFGTQVPMKRPGQPVEIAPIYVLLASQEGSYLTGEVFGVTGGAGIA, encoded by the coding sequence ATGAATGACCGTCTGAAAATGCAGGACCCGCGCAGCCAGTATCCGCAGCCGCCCTTCCCCGCCCAGCCGCAGCCCGTGCCGGGCAAGGCCGCAGCCATGGATCCGGTGCCGGACCACGGTGAAACCAGCTACCAGGGCTCGGGCAAGCTGAGCGGACGCCGTGCGCTGATCACCGGCGCCGACAGTGGTATCGGCCGCGCTGCGGCAATTGCGTATGCGCGCGAGGGTGCCGATGTCGCCCTGTCCTACCTGCCCTCCGAAGCGTCGGATGCGGAAGAAGTGTTCGCGTTGATCGAGGCCGAAGGCCGCAAGGCCCTGGCGCTGCCGGGTGACATCACCGACCCGGAATGGTGCGAGACCATGGTGGAGCGCACCGTGGAAGCCTTCGGCGGCCTGGACATCCTGGTGGTCAATGCGGCCCGCCAGCAATACCGCGAGAGCATTGCCGAGCTGAGCGCGGAAGACTTCGACAAGACGATGAAGACCAACCTGTATGCGATGCACTGGATCTGCCAGGCGGCGGTTCCGCATCTGCCGGCAGGCGCGTCCGTCATCACCACTGCCTCGGTGCAGGCGTATGACCCTTCGGCGATCCTGCTGGACTACGCCACCACCAAGGCGGGCATCGTCGCCTACACCAAGGCGTTGTCGGCACAGCTGGTCGAAAAGGGAATCCGCGCCAACGTGGTGGCGCCCGGCCCGTTCTGGACCGCGCTGCAGTCCTCCGGTGGTCAGCCGACCGAGGCGGTGACCAAGTTTGGTACGCAGGTGCCGATGAAGCGCCCGGGCCAGCCGGTGGAGATCGCGCCGATCTACGTGCTGCTGGCCAGCCAGGAAGGCAGCTACCTGACCGGTGAAGTGTTCGGCGTCACCGGTGGCGCGGGCATCGCTTGA
- a CDS encoding histidine kinase famiy protein: protein MGDRRSDIFFSAVETTRMPMIITDPHQPDNPIIFANRAFVEMTGYEREELVGRNCRFLQGPDTDPDAIAEIREAIAETREAATEVLNYRKDGSTFWNALFVSPVFDDDGTLVYFFGSQLDVSRRRDAEDSLRQAQKMEALGQLTGGIAHDFNNLLQVMSGYLEMITGTSEQELGPDSFVRRAATQAQSAANKAAVLTQQLLAFSRRQKLEGRTVNLNSLVSSTVELAAQRVGAEVELEMDLAPGLWNCRIDTTQAEVAILNLVINARDALKGRPDQRVLLATRNVEVSKSVSSGDLDHLPAGRLVCISVQDNGSGMSPDIVRRVMDPFFTTKDEGEGTGLGLSMVYGFVKQSGGTVRIASEPGVGTTVSLYFPATPDALTKDVAPSNMAMDRGGSERILIVEDRDDVAELAQMLLEAGGYQTRVANDGASALALLEQGEVFDLLFTDLIMPGGMNGVLLAREAKRRLPRMKVLLTTGYAEAGLERTDAGGSEYEVLNKPFNRQQLLRKVRLVLEGPTGVG from the coding sequence GTGGGTGACAGACGGTCGGATATCTTTTTCAGCGCGGTGGAAACCACGCGGATGCCGATGATCATCACCGACCCGCACCAGCCCGATAACCCCATCATCTTCGCCAACCGGGCCTTCGTGGAAATGACCGGCTACGAGCGCGAGGAGTTGGTTGGCCGCAACTGCCGCTTCCTGCAGGGTCCGGACACCGACCCTGATGCGATTGCCGAGATCCGTGAGGCCATTGCCGAGACCCGCGAGGCGGCCACCGAGGTGCTGAACTACCGCAAGGACGGTTCGACCTTCTGGAACGCCCTTTTCGTGTCGCCGGTCTTCGACGATGACGGCACGCTGGTGTACTTCTTCGGTTCCCAGCTGGACGTGTCGCGGCGACGCGATGCGGAGGATTCGCTGCGCCAGGCGCAGAAGATGGAAGCGCTTGGCCAGCTGACCGGCGGCATCGCGCACGATTTCAACAACCTCCTGCAGGTGATGTCCGGCTACCTGGAAATGATCACCGGCACCTCCGAGCAGGAGCTTGGGCCGGACAGCTTTGTCAGGCGCGCGGCGACGCAGGCGCAGTCGGCGGCCAACAAGGCGGCGGTGCTGACCCAGCAGTTGCTGGCGTTCTCGCGGCGGCAGAAGCTGGAAGGCCGCACGGTCAACCTGAACTCCCTGGTGTCCTCCACGGTGGAACTGGCCGCCCAACGCGTGGGCGCCGAGGTGGAACTGGAGATGGATCTGGCGCCGGGCCTGTGGAACTGCAGGATAGACACCACCCAGGCCGAAGTCGCCATCCTCAACCTGGTCATCAATGCGCGTGACGCGTTGAAGGGACGTCCCGATCAGCGGGTGCTGCTGGCCACGCGAAACGTGGAAGTTTCCAAGAGTGTCTCCTCCGGTGATCTCGACCATCTGCCTGCCGGGCGCCTGGTCTGCATTTCGGTGCAGGACAACGGCAGTGGCATGTCGCCGGATATCGTGCGCCGGGTGATGGACCCGTTCTTCACCACCAAGGACGAAGGTGAAGGAACCGGGCTGGGACTGTCCATGGTGTATGGCTTCGTCAAGCAGTCCGGCGGCACCGTGCGCATCGCCTCCGAGCCGGGCGTGGGCACCACCGTCAGCCTGTACTTCCCTGCCACGCCCGATGCGCTGACCAAGGATGTTGCGCCCTCCAACATGGCCATGGACCGCGGTGGCAGCGAGCGGATCCTGATTGTCGAGGACCGCGATGACGTGGCCGAACTGGCGCAGATGCTGCTGGAGGCCGGCGGCTACCAGACCCGCGTTGCCAACGATGGGGCATCGGCGCTGGCGCTGCTGGAACAGGGCGAGGTGTTCGATCTGCTGTTCACCGATCTGATCATGCCGGGCGGCATGAATGGCGTGCTTCTGGCGCGCGAAGCGAAGCGCCGGTTGCCGAGAATGAAGGTGCTGCTGACCACGGGCTACGCCGAAGCCGGACTCGAGCGCACCGATGCGGGTGGCTCGGAATACGAGGTGCTGAACAAGCCGTTCAACCGGCAGCAGCTGCTGCGCAAGGTGCGGCTGGTGCTGGAGGGGCCCACGGGCGTTGGCTGA
- the glgX gene encoding glycogen debranching protein GlgX encodes MRDQVKSTRYATPSRIREGRPFPQGASFDGQGTNFALFSAHATKVELCLFDEYGNEQRIELPEYTNEIWHGYLPDVKPGQRYGYRVHGPYAPAEGHRFNHNKLLLDPYAREIDGDLTWADELYGYTIGHPDGDLSFDERDSAPFMPKAVVVEDTYDWEGDERLLTPWNRTVVYETHVRGFTQRHTEVSDDVRGTCAGLAQPAVLDYIRGLGVTAVELLPVHAYLDDNYLLDKGLRNYWGYNTLAFFAPKRRYLASGHRDEFRDMVKAMHAKGLEVFMDVVYNHTAEGNELGPTLSFKGIDNASYYRLAEDKRYYINDTGTGNTFNLSNLQAIRFVCDSLRYWAHDMHVDGFRFDLATILGREPTGFDQRGGFLDAVGQDPVLSQVKLIAEPWDCGPGGYQVGHFPPGWAEWNDRFRDTARGFWKGDEGKLAEFATRLTGSADLFDRRGRRPWASVNFITAHDGFTLNDLVSYNEKHNDANGEGNQDGSNNDSSCNHGAEGPTDDAGINALREQQMRNLLATLLLAQGTPMMLAGDERAQTQGGNNNTYCQDNETAWIDWGRDTTEGRLAQFVRDLLALRQSHPILTRGRFLNGQYNEQAGVRDLTWLNPAGREMTDDDWNDASARSVGLLLEGRAQASGVREHASDASVLVVINAYHEGVDFALPDDEGAALDWSMLLTTDAGLTDEQTVQSAGQFLAPPRSLTVFRCGAAAAG; translated from the coding sequence ATGCGCGACCAGGTCAAATCCACCCGCTACGCAACCCCGTCCCGCATCCGCGAAGGCCGCCCGTTCCCGCAGGGCGCCTCATTCGATGGGCAAGGTACGAACTTCGCGCTCTTCAGTGCACACGCCACCAAGGTTGAACTCTGCCTGTTCGACGAGTACGGCAACGAGCAGCGCATCGAGTTGCCCGAGTACACCAACGAGATCTGGCATGGCTACCTGCCCGATGTGAAGCCCGGTCAGCGCTACGGCTACCGGGTGCATGGCCCCTATGCGCCAGCGGAAGGGCACCGCTTCAACCACAACAAGCTGCTGCTCGACCCTTACGCACGTGAAATCGATGGTGACTTGACCTGGGCCGATGAACTTTACGGCTACACCATCGGCCACCCCGATGGCGATCTCAGTTTTGATGAACGCGACAGCGCACCGTTCATGCCCAAAGCCGTGGTGGTGGAAGACACCTATGACTGGGAAGGCGATGAGCGCCTGCTCACGCCCTGGAACCGCACCGTCGTATACGAAACCCACGTGCGCGGCTTTACCCAGCGCCACACCGAGGTCAGCGACGACGTGCGCGGAACCTGTGCCGGCCTTGCCCAGCCTGCCGTGCTGGACTACATCCGCGGCCTCGGCGTCACCGCAGTAGAGCTGCTCCCGGTCCATGCCTATCTGGATGACAACTATCTGCTGGACAAGGGCCTGCGCAATTACTGGGGCTACAACACGCTGGCGTTCTTTGCGCCCAAGCGCCGCTACCTGGCCAGCGGGCACCGCGACGAGTTCCGCGACATGGTCAAGGCCATGCACGCGAAAGGGCTCGAGGTCTTCATGGACGTGGTCTACAACCACACCGCCGAAGGCAACGAACTGGGGCCGACGCTGTCCTTCAAGGGCATCGACAACGCCAGCTACTACCGCCTGGCCGAAGACAAGCGGTACTACATCAACGATACCGGCACCGGCAACACCTTCAATCTGAGCAACCTGCAGGCCATCCGCTTCGTCTGCGATTCCCTGCGGTACTGGGCGCATGACATGCACGTGGATGGCTTCCGCTTCGATCTGGCCACCATCCTGGGCCGGGAACCGACCGGTTTCGATCAGCGAGGTGGCTTCCTCGATGCGGTTGGCCAGGATCCGGTGCTCAGCCAGGTCAAGCTGATTGCAGAACCCTGGGACTGCGGCCCCGGCGGCTATCAGGTCGGGCATTTCCCGCCCGGCTGGGCAGAGTGGAATGACAGGTTCCGCGATACCGCGCGCGGCTTCTGGAAAGGCGATGAAGGCAAGCTGGCTGAGTTTGCCACCCGATTGACCGGCTCGGCGGACCTGTTCGACCGACGCGGCCGCCGCCCGTGGGCATCGGTCAACTTCATCACCGCGCACGACGGCTTCACCCTCAACGACCTGGTCAGCTACAACGAGAAGCACAACGACGCCAATGGCGAAGGGAATCAGGACGGCTCCAACAACGATTCGTCCTGCAACCATGGTGCCGAGGGTCCGACCGACGACGCGGGCATCAACGCGCTGCGCGAGCAGCAGATGCGCAACCTGCTGGCCACCCTGCTGCTTGCGCAGGGCACGCCGATGATGCTGGCCGGTGACGAGCGGGCGCAGACGCAGGGCGGCAACAACAACACCTATTGCCAGGACAACGAAACGGCCTGGATCGATTGGGGACGCGATACCACCGAAGGCCGGTTGGCCCAGTTCGTGCGTGATCTTCTGGCGCTGCGCCAGAGCCATCCGATCCTGACCCGCGGCCGCTTCCTCAACGGCCAGTACAACGAGCAGGCCGGCGTGCGCGATCTGACCTGGCTCAACCCGGCCGGCCGGGAAATGACCGATGACGACTGGAATGACGCGAGCGCACGTTCGGTCGGCCTGCTGCTGGAGGGCAGGGCACAGGCATCGGGTGTGCGTGAACATGCGAGCGACGCCAGCGTGCTGGTCGTCATCAACGCCTATCACGAGGGCGTCGATTTTGCGCTGCCGGACGACGAAGGTGCCGCGCTGGACTGGTCGATGCTGCTGACCACCGATGCGGGCCTCACTGACGAACAGACCGTGCAGAGCGCTGGCCAGTTCCTTGCCCCGCCACGCAGCCTGACTGTTTTCCGGTGCGGGGCAGCGGCTGCAGGCTGA
- a CDS encoding BLUF domain-containing protein, whose amino-acid sequence MLRAVAYRSVAVPGIDALRLERIVEGAQRFNRMAGVTGAMLFDGARFLQYVEGPADGIEGAIGRIRASADHDRLHMLGDAVIDARRFPAWDMSCLMQPNTVLDRLFVARWGTVDHSLDDSGTHVGGVVLLRRLLERPDA is encoded by the coding sequence ATGCTGCGTGCTGTCGCCTACCGAAGTGTTGCCGTGCCGGGAATTGATGCGCTACGCCTCGAGCGCATCGTGGAGGGCGCCCAGCGCTTCAACCGGATGGCGGGCGTGACCGGTGCCATGCTGTTCGATGGGGCACGCTTCCTGCAGTACGTTGAGGGGCCAGCGGATGGGATCGAGGGGGCGATCGGGCGCATCCGCGCCAGTGCCGACCATGATCGGTTGCACATGCTGGGCGATGCCGTGATCGATGCGCGTCGATTTCCCGCGTGGGACATGAGCTGCCTCATGCAGCCCAATACCGTGCTGGACCGGTTGTTCGTCGCTCGCTGGGGAACCGTGGACCACTCGCTTGATGATTCCGGCACGCATGTCGGTGGGGTGGTTCTTCTGCGCCGCTTGCTGGAACGACCGGACGCGTAG
- a CDS encoding helix-turn-helix domain-containing protein: MNEPDRTPIHPTTACRRCIIGGEREGRSAPPPQQQPDTITFASLSSLAAVLSDENRRLLRTLHQREPQSLTELAGLTGRKVPSLSRTLKVMERYGLVELKRRGVAVIPSALAIRFSVVLD; encoded by the coding sequence ATGAACGAGCCAGACCGCACTCCCATCCACCCAACGACCGCCTGCCGCCGCTGCATCATCGGCGGCGAACGGGAAGGGCGCTCCGCGCCGCCGCCGCAGCAGCAGCCAGATACGATCACCTTCGCATCGTTGTCTTCGTTGGCTGCGGTGTTGAGCGATGAGAACCGTCGCCTCCTGCGCACGCTGCACCAGCGCGAGCCGCAATCCCTGACCGAGCTTGCCGGGTTGACCGGACGGAAGGTACCAAGTCTCTCGCGCACCCTGAAGGTGATGGAACGCTACGGCCTGGTGGAATTGAAGCGGCGAGGGGTGGCCGTAATACCGTCAGCGCTGGCCATCCGGTTCTCCGTGGTCCTGGACTGA
- a CDS encoding chloride channel protein gives MNPFRRIQASLAGHLRSEAWRRRAALWIGAVAVALVAILFAKASDAAFGLFQRAINHSPWWALLLTPGIFALLAWLTSGALRPTRGSGIPQVIAALEKPDETFRQVNLSPGVSAGKLLLTSLSLLGGASVGREGPTVHVGASLMYLFGRWFGFKDPRELSHFLLAGGAAGIAAAFNTPLAGIVFAIEELSGRFEHRFSGTLLTAVIVGGVVSLGLLGNYTYFGHVTARMPLGQAWLAILMCGVVAGLLGGVFARMVLASVAGRPRWLGTLRQRHPVLLAAGCGLVVVGLAAAFGDGAYGTGYEQARSLVQGHAEVGHEFGLMKLLANLASYIAGIPGGLFSPALAVGAGIGHNLAALMPAVDPRAFVLLGMCAYLTGVTQAPLTSAVISLELTDSGDLLLPILATVLIARAVSGLVCPVPIYRGLAEQLLVK, from the coding sequence ATGAACCCGTTCCGCCGCATCCAGGCCTCTCTGGCCGGCCACCTGCGCAGCGAAGCCTGGCGTCGCCGCGCCGCGCTGTGGATCGGCGCAGTGGCCGTCGCGCTGGTCGCCATCCTGTTCGCCAAGGCCAGCGACGCAGCGTTCGGCCTGTTCCAGCGCGCCATCAACCACTCGCCGTGGTGGGCGCTGCTGCTCACGCCGGGTATCTTCGCCTTGCTCGCCTGGCTGACCAGCGGCGCCCTGCGCCCGACCCGGGGCAGCGGCATTCCCCAGGTCATCGCCGCGCTGGAAAAGCCCGATGAAACCTTCCGCCAGGTCAATCTCTCGCCCGGGGTTTCTGCCGGCAAACTCCTGTTGACTTCGCTTTCGCTGCTCGGTGGCGCATCAGTCGGCCGCGAGGGGCCCACCGTCCACGTCGGCGCCAGCCTGATGTATCTGTTCGGGCGCTGGTTCGGCTTCAAGGATCCCAGAGAACTGTCGCACTTCCTGCTGGCAGGCGGTGCTGCCGGTATCGCGGCGGCGTTCAACACGCCCCTGGCCGGCATCGTGTTCGCCATTGAGGAGTTGAGCGGGCGCTTCGAGCATCGGTTCTCGGGCACGCTGTTGACCGCGGTCATCGTGGGCGGCGTAGTCTCGCTGGGCCTGCTCGGCAACTACACCTACTTCGGCCACGTGACCGCGCGCATGCCGCTCGGCCAGGCCTGGTTGGCCATCCTGATGTGCGGGGTGGTCGCCGGCCTGCTGGGCGGGGTATTCGCACGCATGGTGCTGGCCAGTGTTGCCGGCCGGCCGCGCTGGTTGGGCACGCTGCGGCAACGGCACCCGGTGCTGCTCGCCGCAGGGTGCGGCCTGGTGGTGGTCGGCCTGGCCGCCGCATTCGGGGATGGGGCGTACGGCACCGGTTATGAGCAGGCACGCAGCCTGGTGCAGGGGCACGCCGAGGTGGGGCACGAGTTCGGCTTGATGAAACTGCTCGCCAACCTGGCCTCGTACATTGCGGGCATTCCCGGCGGCCTGTTCTCGCCGGCACTGGCCGTGGGCGCTGGCATCGGCCACAACCTTGCCGCATTGATGCCCGCCGTCGACCCGCGCGCCTTCGTGCTGCTGGGCATGTGCGCCTACCTCACCGGCGTGACCCAGGCGCCGCTGACATCGGCGGTGATCTCGCTTGAGCTGACCGACAGCGGCGACCTGCTGCTGCCCATCCTGGCTACGGTGTTGATCGCCCGCGCGGTGTCCGGGCTGGTCTGCCCGGTGCCGATCTATCGCGGCCTGGCCGAGCAGCTGCTTGTGAAGTGA
- a CDS encoding EAL domain-containing protein, which yields MPNRAARKWQGLPKFQEAPRRRKIGTILSLAGISSILLGLGWTACYLYVDRAELAAPFLGVMAVGVLAVVRSRRADGTSLLIVAHGVFLSVVGVAIIDAPIAWVPRSGHLFLLPLAAGAAFTFDARERYGSLVFPLVCLATFAAFAIGALDFLAPGTSPPIEVRVWGARSNTVISMILLAAIFAIYRKDIGNRLRLERELGRAVRNGEIEVHYQPQVHGNGVVTGVEALARWRRPSGDLLPPGAFIAQAEESGAIRDIGLEVLRQACETLKQWSSTAHARHLRVAVNISPVQVLDDAFVPSVAAVIAQAEVDPALIELELTESALSHDAGMVIEKMKALESLGLTWALDDFGTGYSSLATLRTLPVRKLKIDRQFVVEAVSQENAQRLLGKILEISQVMGMSALAEGVETTAQWELLVGLGCDHFQGYLFAPPMPKDALEQWLAARVESSLLD from the coding sequence ATGCCCAACAGAGCAGCACGGAAATGGCAGGGCCTGCCGAAATTCCAGGAGGCACCGCGCCGCAGGAAGATCGGCACCATCCTGTCACTGGCAGGCATTTCTTCGATCCTGCTGGGCCTGGGCTGGACGGCGTGCTACCTGTACGTCGACCGTGCCGAGCTGGCCGCGCCTTTCCTCGGGGTGATGGCGGTGGGCGTACTGGCCGTTGTCCGCAGCCGCCGCGCCGACGGCACGTCCCTGCTGATCGTTGCCCATGGCGTTTTCCTCTCCGTGGTGGGCGTGGCCATCATCGACGCTCCCATCGCCTGGGTACCGCGTTCGGGGCACCTGTTCCTGCTGCCGCTGGCCGCAGGTGCCGCCTTTACCTTCGATGCGCGCGAACGCTACGGGTCACTGGTCTTCCCGCTGGTCTGCCTGGCCACGTTCGCCGCGTTTGCCATCGGCGCGCTGGATTTCCTCGCGCCTGGCACTTCGCCACCCATCGAAGTGCGCGTGTGGGGCGCGCGTTCCAATACGGTCATCTCGATGATCCTGCTGGCCGCGATCTTTGCGATCTACCGCAAGGACATCGGCAACCGCCTGCGGCTGGAGCGCGAGCTCGGCCGTGCGGTGCGCAATGGTGAGATCGAAGTGCACTACCAGCCGCAGGTACACGGCAATGGCGTGGTCACCGGGGTGGAAGCGCTGGCGCGCTGGCGGCGGCCCTCCGGCGATCTGCTGCCACCGGGCGCGTTCATCGCGCAGGCGGAGGAGAGTGGCGCCATCCGGGACATCGGCCTGGAAGTCCTGCGGCAGGCCTGCGAAACACTCAAGCAATGGTCCAGCACAGCGCATGCACGGCACCTGCGCGTGGCGGTCAACATCAGCCCGGTGCAGGTACTCGACGATGCGTTCGTTCCCTCGGTGGCTGCAGTCATCGCCCAGGCCGAGGTCGATCCGGCGCTGATCGAACTGGAACTGACCGAATCCGCGCTGTCGCACGATGCTGGCATGGTGATCGAGAAGATGAAGGCGCTCGAGTCCCTGGGGCTGACCTGGGCGCTGGATGATTTCGGCACCGGCTACTCTTCGCTGGCAACCCTGCGCACGCTGCCGGTGCGCAAGCTGAAGATCGACCGGCAGTTTGTCGTCGAAGCCGTGAGCCAGGAGAACGCGCAGCGCCTGCTCGGCAAGATCCTGGAAATTTCGCAGGTGATGGGCATGAGTGCCCTGGCCGAGGGCGTGGAAACAACCGCGCAGTGGGAGCTGCTGGTGGGCCTGGGCTGCGATCACTTCCAGGGCTATCTGTTCGCCCCGCCGATGCCGAAGGACGCGCTGGAGCAGTGGCTCGCCGCCCGGGTAGAGTCGAGCTTGCTCGACTGA
- a CDS encoding fasciclin domain-containing protein produces MRSQIQRLAIAAGIAVACAAPAAFAADNPMVGGVPMYANKTIVENASTAKDLSTLVAAVKAAGLVDTLSGKGPFTVFAPTNQAFEKLPAGTVDTLLKPENKAKLSKLLTYHVVSGTYTSTQLTAAARSHGGTSTLKTVQGEPLTVKLQDGKVWVIDAKGGKASVTTADVMQSNGVVHVVDSVLMPK; encoded by the coding sequence ATGCGTAGCCAGATCCAGCGTCTTGCCATTGCCGCGGGCATCGCGGTTGCTTGTGCCGCACCCGCAGCGTTTGCGGCCGATAACCCGATGGTGGGCGGCGTGCCGATGTATGCCAACAAGACCATCGTGGAGAACGCCTCGACGGCCAAGGACCTCAGCACCCTGGTGGCCGCGGTGAAGGCGGCCGGCCTGGTGGACACGTTGAGCGGCAAGGGCCCGTTCACGGTGTTCGCGCCCACCAACCAGGCCTTCGAGAAGCTGCCCGCCGGTACGGTGGACACCCTGCTGAAGCCTGAAAACAAGGCCAAGCTGAGCAAGCTGCTGACCTACCACGTGGTGTCAGGCACCTACACCTCCACCCAGCTGACGGCGGCCGCCCGCAGCCACGGTGGCACCAGTACCCTGAAGACCGTGCAGGGTGAGCCGCTGACGGTGAAGCTGCAGGACGGCAAGGTCTGGGTGATCGATGCCAAGGGCGGCAAGGCATCGGTGACGACCGCCGATGTCATGCAGTCCAACGGCGTGGTGCATGTGGTGGACAGTGTGCTGATGCCGAAGTAA